TCGCCACCGGTCCAGCGTGATGGACCGCGTCGCCCATGCTTGGCCGGCGCTCTGGCAACGACCACACCGGCGACCCCTCCGGCCAGGATGGCGCCGATGGTGAAGCCGATCGCGAACAACCGGAGGGCCAGGTGGCCGAGCCGCTCGATGAAGAAGACCGCCAGGGCCCCGGGCACCACGCGGAGCAGCCGCTGGGCCAGGCCGAGCGGTGGGAACGGGACGCTGGCCTGCACGAGGTGAGCGAGACCGAGGACCGCGGTCGCGAGCAGCATCGCCGAGACCCCGGCAACGAACGCCTCCGAGGTCCTCGGCTGCCGCTGCACCCGCTGTTCCATTGGTCCACCATAACCCTGACCGCGCGGATCGGCGGGCGGATCGGAAAGCGTGAGCAGGCGGTGACGAAAGCGGCGCGGCCCGAGGGCCGCGCCGCTCCTTGCTGGGCGCTGTCAGATGAGCCTGCGGCGGCGTCCACGGCCCCGACCGGACACCGCCCGGTAGATGAGCAGCAGCACGATCGAGCCGATGACGGCGATGACGAAGGTCCGGAAGTCGAACCCCGACAGCCCGCCGAAGCCCAGCGCATCGGCGAGGAACCCGCCGAGGAAGGCGCCAACGACACCGATGACCATGGTCATGAGGATCCCGCCCGGGTCGTTGCCGGGCAGGATGAGCTTGGCCACGGCTCCCGCGATGAGGCCCATCACCAGCAGGGCGATGATCGTCATGGTCTCGCTCCTTTCGCCATGACGTCGCAGTCACGATGAGTGCGACGGAACAAGCAATTCAACCGGCACAGGTGGAGTTCCCACATCATGGACGCGGCAAACGCGGAATGCTCTGCCCCGCCGGTCCGGCAGGCGTGGACGCCAGCGCTGTCAGCGCCGCTCGTGGCGGCCGCGGGTGGGCTTGCGCCGCATGGCGGCCCTCGCGGCCCGCCCTGGGAACGCCCGCTGCACCGGTACCGGCCTGGCCGCTTCCAGCTCGTCCGAGCGCCGGCCGCCGTTGGCCTCGGGCGCGTTGCCAGTTGGCGGCGGCCGGCCGGTCGACGACCAGTAGGCGGCCACGACGTGGGCCGTCTCCTGGAGGACCATCGCCTCGACCTCCTCCGGCGGCTTGGTCTCCATCCGCCGGATCCGCCGGGGCACGATCTCCTCGGGGATCAGCGTGCGCCGCTCCA
This window of the Actinomycetes bacterium genome carries:
- a CDS encoding GlsB/YeaQ/YmgE family stress response membrane protein, with protein sequence MTIIALLVMGLIAGAVAKLILPGNDPGGILMTMVIGVVGAFLGGFLADALGFGGLSGFDFRTFVIAVIGSIVLLLIYRAVSGRGRGRRRRLI